A section of the Oncorhynchus tshawytscha isolate Ot180627B linkage group LG09, Otsh_v2.0, whole genome shotgun sequence genome encodes:
- the LOC112258104 gene encoding prolyl 4-hydroxylase subunit alpha-2 isoform X1, which yields MRKHLSLPALALVCCCFWGIQAEVYTSIGQMTDLIYTEKELVQSLKEYIQAEESKLAAVKSWANKLDVLTLASTSDPEVYLAHPVNAYKLMKRLNTEWSELESLVLQDPSDGFISNMTVHRQYFPDEEDEKGAAKALMRLQDTYKLDSESFSKGKLPGVHHNAILTVDDCYDMGKTAYNEADYYHAVLWMQQSLRQMDAGEEHVVSKADVLDYLSYSVYQMGDLPRAIELTRRLVAIDSSHQRAGGNLRYFEKLLSKQLKELNQEVQEPATEEPIQLGTYKRPKDYLPEREIYEGLCRGEGVKMTSARRSRLYCRYHDGNRNPRLLLQPMKEEDEWDSPHIVRYLNALSDSEIEKIKELAKPRLARATVRDPKTGVLTTANYRVSKSAWLEGEEDPVIERVNQRIEDITGLTTQTAELLQIANYGVGGQYEPHFDFSRKDEPDAFKTLGTGNRVATFLNYMSDVEAGGATVFPDFGAAIYPKKGTAVFWYNLFRSGEGDYRTRHAACPVLVGCKWVSNKWIHERGQEFRRPCGLTEVD from the exons ATGAGGAAACACCTGTCTCTCCCAGCCCTGGCTCTGGTTTGCTGCTGCTTCTGGGGCATTCAGGCTGAAGTCTACACCTCTATAG GTCAAATGACAGACCTGATATACACAGAGAAGGAGTTGGTTCAGTCCTTGAAAGAATATATTCAAGCAGAGGAGTCCAAGCTTGCTGCTGTGAAAAG CTGGGCTAACAAGCTGGACGTGCTGACGCTTGCCTCCACCTCAGACCCAGAGGTCTACCTGGCCCACCCCGTCAACGCCTACAAGCTGATGAAGAGACTCAACACCGAGTGGTCCGAGCTGGAGAGCCTTGTGCTGCAGGACCCCTCAGATG GGTTCATCTCCAACATGACTGTACACAGGCAGTACTTCCCTGACGAGGAGGATGAGAAAGGTGCTGCCAAGGCACTGATGCGTCTCCAGGACACGTACAAACTGGATTCAGAGAGTTTCTCCAAGGGCAAACTGCCTG GTGTGCACCACAACGCCATCCTGACAGTGGATGACTGTTACGACATGGGGAAGACGGCGTACAACGAGGCAGACTACTACCACGCGGTGCTGTGGATGCAGCAGTCCCTCAGGCAGATGGATGCAGGGGAGGAGCACGTGGTGTCCAAGGCCGATGTCCTGGACTATCTCAGCTACTCCGTCTACCAGATGGGAGACCTGCCCCGTGCCATCGAGCTGACACGCCGCCTAGTGGCCATCG ACTCTAGCCACCAGAGGGCAGGAGGGAACCTGCGCTACTTTGAGAAGCTGCTGTCCAAGCAGCTGAAGGAGCTGAACCAAGAGGTCCAGGAGCCGGCCACAGAGGAGCCCATCCAGCTGGGGACCTACAAGAGACCCAAGGACTACCTACCTGAGAGGGAGATCTACGAGGGCCTATGTAGGGGAGAGGGAGTCAAAATG ACCAGTGCGAGGCGCAGCCGGCTGTACTGCCGCTACCATGATGGGAACAGGAACCCTCGCCTGCTGCTCCAGCCCATGAAGGAGGAGGACGAGTGGGACAGCCCACACATCGTCCGCTACCTCAACGCCCTTTCAGACTCAGAAATTGAGAAGATTAAGGAGCTGGCCAAGCCCAgg CTTGCGAGAGCGACTGTTCGAGACCCCAAAACAGGCGTTCTGACCACAGCGAACTACAGGGTGTCAAAAAG TGCCtggctggagggggaggaggacccTGTTATTGAGCGTGTCAACCAGAGGATAGAGGACATCACAGGCCTGACGACGCAGACTGCCGAGTTACTCCAG ATTGCTAACTATGGGGTCGGAGGACAATATGAGCCACATTTTGATTTCTCCAGG AAAGATGAACCTGATGCTTTCAAAACATTAGGCACTGGAAATCGTGTGGCTACTTTTTTAAATTAC ATGAGTGATGTTGAAGCGGGAGGAGCAACTGTGTTCCCAGACTTTGGAGCAGCTATCTATCCCAAAAAG GGAACTGCAGTCTTCTGGTACAACCTCTttaggagtggagagggagactACAGGACCAGACACGCTGCCTGTCCTGTGTTAGTAGGATGTAAATGGG TGTCCAACAAATGGATCCATGAACGAGGTCAGGAGTTCAGGAGGCCATGTGGCCTGACAGAAGTGGACTGA
- the LOC112258104 gene encoding prolyl 4-hydroxylase subunit alpha-2 isoform X3: MRKHLSLPALALVCCCFWGIQAEVYTSIGQMTDLIYTEKELVQSLKEYIQAEESKLAAVKSWANKLDVLTLASTSDPEVYLAHPVNAYKLMKRLNTEWSELESLVLQDPSDGFISNMTVHRQYFPDEEDEKGAAKALMRLQDTYKLDSESFSKGKLPGVHHNAILTVDDCYDMGKTAYNEADYYHAVLWMQQSLRQMDAGEEHVVSKADVLDYLSYSVYQMGDLPRAIELTRRLVAIDSSHQRAGGNLRYFEKLLSKQLKELNQEVQEPATEEPIQLGTYKRPKDYLPEREIYEGLCRGEGVKMTSARRSRLYCRYHDGNRNPRLLLQPMKEEDEWDSPHIVRYLNALSDSEIEKIKELAKPRLARATVRDPKTGVLTTANYRVSKSAWLEGEEDPVIERVNQRIEDITGLTTQTAELLQIANYGVGGQYEPHFDFSRRPQDIMVDGNRLATFLNYKDEPDAFKTLGTGNRVATFLNYMSDVEAGGATVFPDFGAAIYPKKGTAVFWYNLFRSGEGDYRTRHAACPVLVGCKWVSNKWIHERGQEFRRPCGLTEVD, translated from the exons ATGAGGAAACACCTGTCTCTCCCAGCCCTGGCTCTGGTTTGCTGCTGCTTCTGGGGCATTCAGGCTGAAGTCTACACCTCTATAG GTCAAATGACAGACCTGATATACACAGAGAAGGAGTTGGTTCAGTCCTTGAAAGAATATATTCAAGCAGAGGAGTCCAAGCTTGCTGCTGTGAAAAG CTGGGCTAACAAGCTGGACGTGCTGACGCTTGCCTCCACCTCAGACCCAGAGGTCTACCTGGCCCACCCCGTCAACGCCTACAAGCTGATGAAGAGACTCAACACCGAGTGGTCCGAGCTGGAGAGCCTTGTGCTGCAGGACCCCTCAGATG GGTTCATCTCCAACATGACTGTACACAGGCAGTACTTCCCTGACGAGGAGGATGAGAAAGGTGCTGCCAAGGCACTGATGCGTCTCCAGGACACGTACAAACTGGATTCAGAGAGTTTCTCCAAGGGCAAACTGCCTG GTGTGCACCACAACGCCATCCTGACAGTGGATGACTGTTACGACATGGGGAAGACGGCGTACAACGAGGCAGACTACTACCACGCGGTGCTGTGGATGCAGCAGTCCCTCAGGCAGATGGATGCAGGGGAGGAGCACGTGGTGTCCAAGGCCGATGTCCTGGACTATCTCAGCTACTCCGTCTACCAGATGGGAGACCTGCCCCGTGCCATCGAGCTGACACGCCGCCTAGTGGCCATCG ACTCTAGCCACCAGAGGGCAGGAGGGAACCTGCGCTACTTTGAGAAGCTGCTGTCCAAGCAGCTGAAGGAGCTGAACCAAGAGGTCCAGGAGCCGGCCACAGAGGAGCCCATCCAGCTGGGGACCTACAAGAGACCCAAGGACTACCTACCTGAGAGGGAGATCTACGAGGGCCTATGTAGGGGAGAGGGAGTCAAAATG ACCAGTGCGAGGCGCAGCCGGCTGTACTGCCGCTACCATGATGGGAACAGGAACCCTCGCCTGCTGCTCCAGCCCATGAAGGAGGAGGACGAGTGGGACAGCCCACACATCGTCCGCTACCTCAACGCCCTTTCAGACTCAGAAATTGAGAAGATTAAGGAGCTGGCCAAGCCCAgg CTTGCGAGAGCGACTGTTCGAGACCCCAAAACAGGCGTTCTGACCACAGCGAACTACAGGGTGTCAAAAAG TGCCtggctggagggggaggaggacccTGTTATTGAGCGTGTCAACCAGAGGATAGAGGACATCACAGGCCTGACGACGCAGACTGCCGAGTTACTCCAG ATTGCTAACTATGGGGTCGGAGGACAATATGAGCCACATTTTGATTTCTCCAGG CGTCCTCAGGACATCATGGTCGATGGAAATAGACTTGCTACCTTCCTGAACTAC AAAGATGAACCTGATGCTTTCAAAACATTAGGCACTGGAAATCGTGTGGCTACTTTTTTAAATTAC ATGAGTGATGTTGAAGCGGGAGGAGCAACTGTGTTCCCAGACTTTGGAGCAGCTATCTATCCCAAAAAG GGAACTGCAGTCTTCTGGTACAACCTCTttaggagtggagagggagactACAGGACCAGACACGCTGCCTGTCCTGTGTTAGTAGGATGTAAATGGG TGTCCAACAAATGGATCCATGAACGAGGTCAGGAGTTCAGGAGGCCATGTGGCCTGACAGAAGTGGACTGA
- the LOC112258104 gene encoding prolyl 4-hydroxylase subunit alpha-2 isoform X2: MRKHLSLPALALVCCCFWGIQAEVYTSIGQMTDLIYTEKELVQSLKEYIQAEESKLAAVKSWANKLDVLTLASTSDPEVYLAHPVNAYKLMKRLNTEWSELESLVLQDPSDGFISNMTVHRQYFPDEEDEKGAAKALMRLQDTYKLDSESFSKGKLPGVHHNAILTVDDCYDMGKTAYNEADYYHAVLWMQQSLRQMDAGEEHVVSKADVLDYLSYSVYQMGDLPRAIELTRRLVAIDSSHQRAGGNLRYFEKLLSKQLKELNQEVQEPATEEPIQLGTYKRPKDYLPEREIYEGLCRGEGVKMTSARRSRLYCRYHDGNRNPRLLLQPMKEEDEWDSPHIVRYLNALSDSEIEKIKELAKPRLARATVRDPKTGVLTTANYRVSKSAWLEGEEDPVIERVNQRIEDITGLTTQTAELLQIANYGVGGQYEPHFDFSRRPQDIMVDGNRLATFLNYMSDVEAGGATVFPDFGAAIYPKKGTAVFWYNLFRSGEGDYRTRHAACPVLVGCKWVSNKWIHERGQEFRRPCGLTEVD; this comes from the exons ATGAGGAAACACCTGTCTCTCCCAGCCCTGGCTCTGGTTTGCTGCTGCTTCTGGGGCATTCAGGCTGAAGTCTACACCTCTATAG GTCAAATGACAGACCTGATATACACAGAGAAGGAGTTGGTTCAGTCCTTGAAAGAATATATTCAAGCAGAGGAGTCCAAGCTTGCTGCTGTGAAAAG CTGGGCTAACAAGCTGGACGTGCTGACGCTTGCCTCCACCTCAGACCCAGAGGTCTACCTGGCCCACCCCGTCAACGCCTACAAGCTGATGAAGAGACTCAACACCGAGTGGTCCGAGCTGGAGAGCCTTGTGCTGCAGGACCCCTCAGATG GGTTCATCTCCAACATGACTGTACACAGGCAGTACTTCCCTGACGAGGAGGATGAGAAAGGTGCTGCCAAGGCACTGATGCGTCTCCAGGACACGTACAAACTGGATTCAGAGAGTTTCTCCAAGGGCAAACTGCCTG GTGTGCACCACAACGCCATCCTGACAGTGGATGACTGTTACGACATGGGGAAGACGGCGTACAACGAGGCAGACTACTACCACGCGGTGCTGTGGATGCAGCAGTCCCTCAGGCAGATGGATGCAGGGGAGGAGCACGTGGTGTCCAAGGCCGATGTCCTGGACTATCTCAGCTACTCCGTCTACCAGATGGGAGACCTGCCCCGTGCCATCGAGCTGACACGCCGCCTAGTGGCCATCG ACTCTAGCCACCAGAGGGCAGGAGGGAACCTGCGCTACTTTGAGAAGCTGCTGTCCAAGCAGCTGAAGGAGCTGAACCAAGAGGTCCAGGAGCCGGCCACAGAGGAGCCCATCCAGCTGGGGACCTACAAGAGACCCAAGGACTACCTACCTGAGAGGGAGATCTACGAGGGCCTATGTAGGGGAGAGGGAGTCAAAATG ACCAGTGCGAGGCGCAGCCGGCTGTACTGCCGCTACCATGATGGGAACAGGAACCCTCGCCTGCTGCTCCAGCCCATGAAGGAGGAGGACGAGTGGGACAGCCCACACATCGTCCGCTACCTCAACGCCCTTTCAGACTCAGAAATTGAGAAGATTAAGGAGCTGGCCAAGCCCAgg CTTGCGAGAGCGACTGTTCGAGACCCCAAAACAGGCGTTCTGACCACAGCGAACTACAGGGTGTCAAAAAG TGCCtggctggagggggaggaggacccTGTTATTGAGCGTGTCAACCAGAGGATAGAGGACATCACAGGCCTGACGACGCAGACTGCCGAGTTACTCCAG ATTGCTAACTATGGGGTCGGAGGACAATATGAGCCACATTTTGATTTCTCCAGG CGTCCTCAGGACATCATGGTCGATGGAAATAGACTTGCTACCTTCCTGAACTAC ATGAGTGATGTTGAAGCGGGAGGAGCAACTGTGTTCCCAGACTTTGGAGCAGCTATCTATCCCAAAAAG GGAACTGCAGTCTTCTGGTACAACCTCTttaggagtggagagggagactACAGGACCAGACACGCTGCCTGTCCTGTGTTAGTAGGATGTAAATGGG TGTCCAACAAATGGATCCATGAACGAGGTCAGGAGTTCAGGAGGCCATGTGGCCTGACAGAAGTGGACTGA
- the LOC121847172 gene encoding dynein heavy chain-like, with product MFSVIEQFAIVSRLSRHLFRSSVVFTLLHVIVLFRSSVVFTLLHIIVLFRLSVVFTLLHVIVLFRSSVAFTLLHIVLFRLSVAFTLLHVIVLFRSSVVFTLLHIIVLFRSSVVFTLLHIIVLFRSSVAFTLLHVIVLFRSSVAFTLLHIIVLFRSSVVFTLLHIIVLFRSSVAFTLLHIIVLFRSSVAFTLLHIVLFRLSVAFTLLHVIVLFRSSVVFTLLHIIVLFRSSVVFTLLHIIVLFRSSVAFTLLHVIVLFRSSVAFTLLHIVLFRLSVAFTLLHLLFYLDRQWSLHCYILLFYLDRQWSLHCYMLFF from the exons ATGTTTAGTGTCATTGAACAATTTGCCATAGTTTCAAGACTTTCAAGACACTTATTTAGATCGTCAGTAGTTTTTACATTGCTACATGTTATTGTTTTATTTAGATCGTCAGTGGTCTTTACATTGCTAcatattattgttttatttagaTTGTCAGTGGTCTTTACATTGCTACATGTTATTGTTTTATTTAGATCGTCAGTGGCCTTTACATTGCTACATATTGTTTTATTTAGATTGTCAGTAGCCTTTACATTGCTACATGTTATTGTTTTATTTAGATCGTCAGTGGTCTTTACATTGCTAcatattattgttttatttagaTCGTCAGTGGTCTTTACATTGCTAcatattattgttttatttagaTCGTCAGTAGCCTTTACATTGCTACATGTTATTGTTTTATTTAGATCGTCAGTGGCCTTTACATTGCTAcatattattgttttatttagaTCGTCAGTGGTCTTTACATTGCTAcatattattgttttatttagaTCGTCAGTAGCCTTTACATTGCTAcatattattgttttatttagaTCGTCAGTGGCCTTTACATTGCTACATATTGTTTTATTTAGATTGTCAGTAGCCTTTACATTGCTACATGTTATTGTTTTATTTAGATCGTCAGTGGTCTTTACATTGCTAcatattattgttttatttagaTCGTCAGTGGTCTTTACATTGCTAcatattattgttttatttagaTCGTCAGTAGCCTTTACATTGCTACATGTTATTGTTTTATTTAGATCGTCAGTGGCCTTTACATTGCTACATATTGTTTTATTTAGATTGTCAGTAGCCTTTACATTGCtacatttattgttttatttagatCGTCAGTGGTCTTTACATTGCTAcatattattgttttatttagaTCGTCAGTGGTCTTTAC ATTGCtacatgttatttttttaa
- the LOC112258105 gene encoding prolyl 4-hydroxylase subunit alpha-2-like isoform X2, with protein MESNCLRRVILLLLIGWTFCAEETEFYSSTDHMMELLVIERSLIQSLRDFITAQKQCIDGFNSVVEACENASGDFPECLEKYISNPFTAFKLVRRLRMERNMVEQVTETCSSYIADFLANVSLVSQRLPSEKDMDGVALGLIRLQDIYRQLQIITVDVSGQVNVTPLDPDDSFHVAMVALQNHKFQYALLWLQETFRQLEDGIPALVTRREVLTYLGPLAFQMGNLPLALELTQQLQEMDPSCMQTKVHLAYYRTLRESIRCGSQTQTPSLPSDAPVDILTLIKPASETSYESLCRGEGIKMTPRRQRTLRCRYSTGRGNPRLIYAPIKEEQEWDHPLIIRYHDLVSEREIETIKHLSRSKLDRAKVSDHVTGERFSAETRVAKSAWLADEDNPVISRVTQRMADLTGLDMEAAEMLQVANYGIGGQYEPHFDNKLTNDTDYMTRGGRIATILIYMSDVEVGGSTVFPDIGAALRPYKLPINGCGPTDRSSGEDALCPRWTETGARMDSPLSLPTHSCTFPHCYSPWPQLGHLGEGLTESHKSTFQVFVQ; from the exons ATGGAATCCAATTGTCTTCGACGTGTGATTTTATTATTGCTGATAGGCTGGACTTTCTGTGCTGAAGAGACTGAGTTCTACTCCTCTACAG ATCACATGATGGAACTGCTTGTCATTGAGCGGAGCCTCATCCAGAGCCTCAGAGATTTCATCACAGCACAGAAACAATGCATAGacggatttaacag TGTTGTTGAAGCCTGTGAAAATGCCTCTGGAGACTTCCCAGAGTGTCTGGAAAAATACATCAGCAACCCTTTCACTGCATTCAAGCTGGTGCGAAGACTGAGGATGGAACGGAACATGGTGGAACAAGTTACCGAGACATGTTCTTCATATATTGCAG ATTTCCTGGCTAATGTATCATTGGTCTCCCAGCGGCTCCCCAGTGAGAAGGACATGGATGGGGTTGCACTGGGTCTTATACGTCTACAGGACATATACAGACAACTGCAAATCATTACAGTGGATGTGTCAG GACAGGTAAATGTGACTCCCTTGGATCCAGATGACTCCTTCCACGTTGCCATGGTGGCCCTACAGAACCACAAGTTCCAGTATGCCCTGCTCTGGCTCCAGGAGACCTTCAGGCAGCTGGAGGATGGCATCCCAGCCCTGGTGACCAGGAGAGAGGTTCTGACCTACCTGGGTCCCCTAGCCTTTCAGATGGGTAACCTGCCTCTAGCATTGGAGCTAACGCAACAGTTGCAGGAAATGG ACCCCAGTTGCATGCAGACCAAGGTGCACCTGGCCTACTACAGAACCCTGAGAGAGAGCATCCGGTGTGGGAGCCAGACACAAACACCCTCATTGCCCTCAGATGCACCAGTGGACATCTTAACACTAATCAAACCAGCAAGCGAAACCTCATACGAATCTCTTTGCAGAGGGGAGGGCATCAAAATG ACCCCGAGGAGACAGAGGACATTGCGGTGCAGGTACAGCACTGGTAGAGGCAACCCTCGACTCATCTATGCCCCTATAAAAGAGGAGCAGGAATGGGACCATCCACTAATAATACGCTATCATGACCTTGTATCTGAAAGGGAGATTGAGACCATAAAACACCTATCCCGATCAAAG CTTGACAGAGCAAAGGTGTCAGACCATGTGACAGGGGAAAGATTTTCAGCTGAAACCCGTGTGGCTAAAAG TGCATGGCTGGCTGACGAGGACAACCCTGTCATCTCCCGTGTTACCCAGAGAATGGCTGACCTGACTGGGCTGGACATGGAGGCAGCAGAGATGCTCCAG GTTGCAAATTATGGGATTGGGGGCCAATATGAACCACACTTCGACAACAAG CTGACCAATGACACAGACTACATGACGAGGGGTGGCAGGATCGCAACGATCTTAATCTAT ATGAGTGATGTGGAAGTGGGTGGATCGACTGTGTTCCCTGATATAGGAGCTGCTCTACGACCGTACAAG TTGCCAATAAATGGGTGCGGGCCCACGGACAGGAGTTCAGGAGAAGATGCTCTTTGTCCCAGATGGACTGAGACTGGAGCCAGGATGGATTCTCCCCTCAG
- the LOC112258105 gene encoding prolyl 4-hydroxylase subunit alpha-2-like isoform X1: MESNCLRRVILLLLIGWTFCAEETEFYSSTDHMMELLVIERSLIQSLRDFITAQKQCIDGFNSVVEACENASGDFPECLEKYISNPFTAFKLVRRLRMERNMVEQVTETCSSYIADFLANVSLVSQRLPSEKDMDGVALGLIRLQDIYRQLQIITVDVSGQVNVTPLDPDDSFHVAMVALQNHKFQYALLWLQETFRQLEDGIPALVTRREVLTYLGPLAFQMGNLPLALELTQQLQEMDPSCMQTKVHLAYYRTLRESIRCGSQTQTPSLPSDAPVDILTLIKPASETSYESLCRGEGIKMTPRRQRTLRCRYSTGRGNPRLIYAPIKEEQEWDHPLIIRYHDLVSEREIETIKHLSRSKLDRAKVSDHVTGERFSAETRVAKSAWLADEDNPVISRVTQRMADLTGLDMEAAEMLQVANYGIGGQYEPHFDNKLTNDTDYMTRGGRIATILIYMSDVEVGGSTVFPDIGAALRPYKLPINGCGPTDRSSGEDALCPRWTETGARMDSPLSLPTHSCTFPHCYSPWPQLGHLGEGLTESHKSTFQVFVQ, from the exons ATGGAATCCAATTGTCTTCGACGTGTGATTTTATTATTGCTGATAGGCTGGACTTTCTGTGCTGAAGAGACTGAGTTCTACTCCTCTACAG ATCACATGATGGAACTGCTTGTCATTGAGCGGAGCCTCATCCAGAGCCTCAGAGATTTCATCACAGCACAGAAACAATGCATAGacggatttaacag TGTTGTTGAAGCCTGTGAAAATGCCTCTGGAGACTTCCCAGAGTGTCTGGAAAAATACATCAGCAACCCTTTCACTGCATTCAAGCTGGTGCGAAGACTGAGGATGGAACGGAACATGGTGGAACAAGTTACCGAGACATGTTCTTCATATATTGCAG ATTTCCTGGCTAATGTATCATTGGTCTCCCAGCGGCTCCCCAGTGAGAAGGACATGGATGGGGTTGCACTGGGTCTTATACGTCTACAGGACATATACAGACAACTGCAAATCATTACAGTGGATGTGTCAG GACAGGTAAATGTGACTCCCTTGGATCCAGATGACTCCTTCCACGTTGCCATGGTGGCCCTACAGAACCACAAGTTCCAGTATGCCCTGCTCTGGCTCCAGGAGACCTTCAGGCAGCTGGAGGATGGCATCCCAGCCCTGGTGACCAGGAGAGAGGTTCTGACCTACCTGGGTCCCCTAGCCTTTCAGATGGGTAACCTGCCTCTAGCATTGGAGCTAACGCAACAGTTGCAGGAAATGG ACCCCAGTTGCATGCAGACCAAGGTGCACCTGGCCTACTACAGAACCCTGAGAGAGAGCATCCGGTGTGGGAGCCAGACACAAACACCCTCATTGCCCTCAGATGCACCAGTGGACATCTTAACACTAATCAAACCAGCAAGCGAAACCTCATACGAATCTCTTTGCAGAGGGGAGGGCATCAAAATG ACCCCGAGGAGACAGAGGACATTGCGGTGCAGGTACAGCACTGGTAGAGGCAACCCTCGACTCATCTATGCCCCTATAAAAGAGGAGCAGGAATGGGACCATCCACTAATAATACGCTATCATGACCTTGTATCTGAAAGGGAGATTGAGACCATAAAACACCTATCCCGATCAAAG CTTGACAGAGCAAAGGTGTCAGACCATGTGACAGGGGAAAGATTTTCAGCTGAAACCCGTGTGGCTAAAAG TGCATGGCTGGCTGACGAGGACAACCCTGTCATCTCCCGTGTTACCCAGAGAATGGCTGACCTGACTGGGCTGGACATGGAGGCAGCAGAGATGCTCCAG GTTGCAAATTATGGGATTGGGGGCCAATATGAACCACACTTCGACAACAAG CTGACCAATGACACAGACTACATGACGAGGGGTGGCAGGATCGCAACGATCTTAATCTAT ATGAGTGATGTGGAAGTGGGTGGATCGACTGTGTTCCCTGATATAGGAGCTGCTCTACGACCGTACAAG TTGCCAATAAATGGGTGCGGGCCCACGGACAGGAGTTCAGGAGAAGATGCTCTTTGTCCCAGATGGACTGAGACTGGAGCCAGGATGGATTCTCCCCTCAGTTTACCTACACATTCCTGCACATTTCCCCATTGTTACTCTCCTTGGCCTCAGCTGGGCCATCTGGGGGAGGGACTCACTGAATCACACAAAAGCACCTTTCAAGTGTTTGTGCAGTGA
- the LOC112258105 gene encoding prolyl 4-hydroxylase subunit alpha-2-like isoform X3 — MESNCLRRVILLLLIGWTFCAEETEFYSSTDHMMELLVIERSLIQSLRDFITAQKQCIDGFNSVVEACENASGDFPECLEKYISNPFTAFKLVRRLRMERNMVEQVTETCSSYIADFLANVSLVSQRLPSEKDMDGVALGLIRLQDIYRQLQIITVDVSGQVNVTPLDPDDSFHVAMVALQNHKFQYALLWLQETFRQLEDGIPALVTRREVLTYLGPLAFQMGNLPLALELTQQLQEMDPSCMQTKVHLAYYRTLRESIRCGSQTQTPSLPSDAPVDILTLIKPASETSYESLCRGEGIKMTPRRQRTLRCRYSTGRGNPRLIYAPIKEEQEWDHPLIIRYHDLVSEREIETIKHLSRSKLDRAKVSDHVTGERFSAETRVAKSAWLADEDNPVISRVTQRMADLTGLDMEAAEMLQVANYGIGGQYEPHFDNKLTNDTDYMTRGGRIATILIYMSDVEVGGSTVFPDIGAALRPYKGSAVLWYNLLQNGEEDARTLHAACPVFVGNKWVANKWVRAHGQEFRRRCSLSQMD; from the exons ATGGAATCCAATTGTCTTCGACGTGTGATTTTATTATTGCTGATAGGCTGGACTTTCTGTGCTGAAGAGACTGAGTTCTACTCCTCTACAG ATCACATGATGGAACTGCTTGTCATTGAGCGGAGCCTCATCCAGAGCCTCAGAGATTTCATCACAGCACAGAAACAATGCATAGacggatttaacag TGTTGTTGAAGCCTGTGAAAATGCCTCTGGAGACTTCCCAGAGTGTCTGGAAAAATACATCAGCAACCCTTTCACTGCATTCAAGCTGGTGCGAAGACTGAGGATGGAACGGAACATGGTGGAACAAGTTACCGAGACATGTTCTTCATATATTGCAG ATTTCCTGGCTAATGTATCATTGGTCTCCCAGCGGCTCCCCAGTGAGAAGGACATGGATGGGGTTGCACTGGGTCTTATACGTCTACAGGACATATACAGACAACTGCAAATCATTACAGTGGATGTGTCAG GACAGGTAAATGTGACTCCCTTGGATCCAGATGACTCCTTCCACGTTGCCATGGTGGCCCTACAGAACCACAAGTTCCAGTATGCCCTGCTCTGGCTCCAGGAGACCTTCAGGCAGCTGGAGGATGGCATCCCAGCCCTGGTGACCAGGAGAGAGGTTCTGACCTACCTGGGTCCCCTAGCCTTTCAGATGGGTAACCTGCCTCTAGCATTGGAGCTAACGCAACAGTTGCAGGAAATGG ACCCCAGTTGCATGCAGACCAAGGTGCACCTGGCCTACTACAGAACCCTGAGAGAGAGCATCCGGTGTGGGAGCCAGACACAAACACCCTCATTGCCCTCAGATGCACCAGTGGACATCTTAACACTAATCAAACCAGCAAGCGAAACCTCATACGAATCTCTTTGCAGAGGGGAGGGCATCAAAATG ACCCCGAGGAGACAGAGGACATTGCGGTGCAGGTACAGCACTGGTAGAGGCAACCCTCGACTCATCTATGCCCCTATAAAAGAGGAGCAGGAATGGGACCATCCACTAATAATACGCTATCATGACCTTGTATCTGAAAGGGAGATTGAGACCATAAAACACCTATCCCGATCAAAG CTTGACAGAGCAAAGGTGTCAGACCATGTGACAGGGGAAAGATTTTCAGCTGAAACCCGTGTGGCTAAAAG TGCATGGCTGGCTGACGAGGACAACCCTGTCATCTCCCGTGTTACCCAGAGAATGGCTGACCTGACTGGGCTGGACATGGAGGCAGCAGAGATGCTCCAG GTTGCAAATTATGGGATTGGGGGCCAATATGAACCACACTTCGACAACAAG CTGACCAATGACACAGACTACATGACGAGGGGTGGCAGGATCGCAACGATCTTAATCTAT ATGAGTGATGTGGAAGTGGGTGGATCGACTGTGTTCCCTGATATAGGAGCTGCTCTACGACCGTACAAG GGTTCAGCGGTGCTGTGGTACAACCTTTtgcagaatggagaggaggacGCTAGGACCTTACACGCTGCATGCCCTGTATTTGTGGGCAATAAATGGG TTGCCAATAAATGGGTGCGGGCCCACGGACAGGAGTTCAGGAGAAGATGCTCTTTGTCCCAGATGGACTGA